In Rhizobium sp. EC-SD404, the following proteins share a genomic window:
- a CDS encoding LysR family transcriptional regulator: protein MKREDLSDLAVFLAVAEERSFTRGAIRLGLSQATLSQTVSNLERRLGIRLLARTTRSVRTTEAGERLLETLRPALADLDAQIQTLAAMSDTPTGTLRLTTIGYPARALVLPALSGFHEAYPGVKLEISVDDAFTDIVAGGFDAGIRFGHRVEKDMIAVPIGPDIRVAVVATPNYFERCSKPENPRDLSRHDCINFRLASAGNIFRWQFWDKGRPLDVKVEGSLTVNDGDTLEAAALCGLGLAYLFEDQVAPHLESGALVRCLEKWCPPAPGYHLYYPTRRQKTPALAALVETLRYRS from the coding sequence ATGAAGCGGGAAGATTTGAGCGATCTTGCGGTCTTTCTGGCTGTTGCGGAGGAGCGCAGCTTCACCCGCGGCGCGATCCGGCTTGGCTTGTCGCAGGCAACGCTGAGCCAGACGGTCAGCAATCTCGAACGCCGTCTCGGCATCAGGCTGCTGGCGCGCACCACGCGCAGCGTCCGTACCACCGAAGCGGGCGAGCGACTGCTGGAAACGCTACGCCCTGCGCTTGCCGATCTCGACGCGCAAATCCAGACGCTGGCCGCCATGAGCGATACCCCGACGGGCACCCTCCGGCTGACCACCATCGGCTATCCAGCAAGAGCCTTGGTCCTGCCGGCACTGTCCGGCTTTCATGAGGCTTATCCCGGTGTGAAGCTGGAAATCTCCGTGGACGATGCTTTCACCGATATCGTCGCCGGTGGGTTCGACGCTGGGATCCGCTTTGGCCACAGGGTCGAAAAGGACATGATCGCGGTGCCGATCGGCCCGGATATCCGCGTCGCGGTGGTGGCGACGCCCAACTATTTCGAGCGTTGTTCCAAACCGGAGAACCCGCGCGACCTGTCCCGGCACGACTGCATTAATTTCCGTCTGGCAAGCGCCGGCAACATCTTTCGCTGGCAGTTCTGGGACAAGGGCCGCCCGCTCGACGTCAAGGTCGAGGGCTCCTTGACCGTCAATGACGGCGACACGCTTGAAGCGGCGGCGCTGTGCGGGCTGGGACTCGCCTATCTCTTCGAAGACCAAGTCGCGCCGCATCTCGAAAGCGGGGCGTTGGTAAGATGCCTCGAGAAATGGTGCCCGCCCGCGCCGGGTTATCATCTCTACTATCCCACAAGGCGGCAGAAAACGCCGGCTTTGGCAGCGCTCGTGGAGACGCTTCGCTACAGATCCTAG